From a single Homalodisca vitripennis isolate AUS2020 unplaced genomic scaffold, UT_GWSS_2.1 ScUCBcl_6359;HRSCAF=13537, whole genome shotgun sequence genomic region:
- the LOC124373773 gene encoding uncharacterized protein LOC124373773, translated as MFSLICSSKKMASQNNRKRPNPKSIISSYFQKVEKITDDNEPRVKKTNTSSSQPDPDSCINTLSISLTDAASNNTTIMNTEEHNENQNTSLELGRDGSCANDIGLFVNKKTDEFTKCQLLERHWTPPKSYEFPHSIHTKNGKEVKRYLGHQHLEQRNWLVFSDVKKGLFCKFCVLFSDKKCGHNKGMLAQNLVTQPLTSYAKLLGKDGFIQTHENTAYHKICVQATLLNSLCTAEFLISMMSLIDVLKVSLPLSRLLQTPSLDTNRASTAVTNTMATLKERRIKCDDIFKQIFFETKALAEELDVELKLPRRTGSQTKRSNHPGDVEEYYRRSIYIPLLDNVF; from the exons atgtttagtttaatctGCAGTTCTAAAAAAATG GCATCTCAAAATAATCGAAAACGACCGAATCCAAAATCAATTATtagttcatattttcaaaaagttgagAAAATAACAGACGACAATGAACCACGTGTAAAAAAGACTAATACATCTTCATCACAACCTGATCCTGACTCATGCATAAATACTTTATCAATTTCTCTTACCGATGCTGCATCTAACAACACCACTATTATGAACACTGAAGAGCACAATGAAAACCAAAATACATCCCTAGAATTAGGTAGAGATGGTAGTTGTGCCAATGACATAGGgctttttgtgaataaaaagacAGATGAATTTACAAAGTGTCAATTGTTAGAACGACATTGGACACCGCCCAAATCATATGAATTCCCACATTCAATTCACACTAAAAATGGCAAGGAAGTAAAACGTTACTTAGGTCATCAACACCTGGAACAAAGAAATTGGCTAGTTTTTTCCGACGTTAAAAAGGGGTTATTTTGTAAGTTCTGCGTTTTGTTTTCCGATAAAAAGTGTGGGCACAATAAAGGGATGTTAGCTCAGAACCTTGTAACCCAACCCTTGACTTCATATGCCAAGCTATTGGGTAAAGACGGCTTCATACAAACACATGAAAACACGGCTTATCATAAAATATGCGTGCAGGCGACTTTGCTCAACTCTTTATGCACGGCTGAGTTTTTAATATCAATGATGTCATTGATTGACGTTCTAAAAGTCTCATTGCCGCTCAGTCGACTTCTACAAACACCATCACTTGACACTAACCGGGCATCTACCGCAGTCACCAACACCATGGCAACATTAAAAGAAAGAAGGATTAAATGTGATgatatattcaaacaaatattttttgaaaccaaaGCGCTAGCAGAGGAGCTGGATGTTGAATTGAAGTTACCAAGACGTACGGGCAGTCAAACTAAGAGATCAAATCACCCAGGAGACGTAGAAGAGTACTACAGACGATCTATTTATATACCTcttcttgataatgttttttaa